TGCGCTCTACGTTATAGGGAGGCGCAAGAATTTCTTTGGCGATCTGCTTTACACGATATAGCCAAGCAAGCTGAGACGGCGTCGTATCGCTGCCAACATCAGTTTTTTTGGCTGCGTGATTCAAAAAATCGATTTCGCTAATGGAAGGCACCCCAAAAAATCTGGCAAGCGACTCTTCCATTGCGGGCATATTCCTTATGTCGGTAGCATCAAGCCAGCCCCGCTTGATCATATCGGCGACGGGGAGGCCGCTGAAAAGCTTTGCGCGTGCTGCTCGGCCTTGGTCCGGCCGAACGATGAGACGAGCCCGCGCCAAATCGTAATCTTTTTGAAGGTTCAGGAACTGTTCGGCGGGAACGCCAAATACCTCTTCCAGCGCCAGTGCAATCTCTGCGGTTACGGCCTGGCTACCTGAAATCAGCTTGTTTGTCGTGGATTCGCTTATGTCGAGAACGGCCGCCAATAGTCGCTGTGTCCAGCCGCGTTCACTAAGCAGGGCCTCGATAAGTTGTCCGGGGGTTTTGTATTCATCCATGGAGCGGATTCTAGCGAAATTTCGAAATTTCGCAAGTTTTTTTGAATGCGCCCATGCATAGGCAAGCGCTACTAATTTGTGCGCAGTACCGAGTTCCAGTCCGAGTTCGAGTCGAGGAGGCGAGTCGCGAACGCGGTCATGCATTCGCAGACCTACGGCGAAGAGGTCGATGCGACGACGCTGATCCCCACATGCTGGAGGCGTTCATGGCGGGAGATCGAGGGTTCAAGAAGGGAGCAGGGGCTAATCTTTAGCAAGGATTTCGGATAGGCATCGTTGTCGCACGGCCTGGTTGCTGCCCCAACGACCTTGAAATTTCAGTGCTATGTCCTGTTTCAGCATTTGTTGAAACGGGCTTTTTGGCTAGATTCGTGCGCAGATTTCATAAAATGTGCTACTTTCAGCAAATGTTGAAAGAGGTAAATTTGATGAAAGAGGATGAGTCCCGTGCTGGCGAAGCATTGCGCAAGGTGCTTGAGAAGGTGCCGATCCTGCAGGTCGAAGGCATCGACGCCGAAGTCATGTCCGGCGATTGGGCGCCCGACTTGATCGCGCGGCTGCTCGTTGACGGACGGCCGCACCTACTTATCTGCGAGTACAAGTCGAACGGGCAACCGCGATACGCCAGGTCCGCGCTGCTGGAGTTGCGGAACTACGTTGCGCATCGAGTCCCCGCGGCGACGCCCGTCTTCATTGCTCCCTACATCTCACCGGCAGTGAGGCAGATGTGCGAAGAGAAGGGCGTCGGCTACCTCGACCTGGAAGGAAATGCCCGGATCGCGTTCGGTGGCGTGTTCATCGAACGCGCAGTGGCGGACAGGCCGGTGGCCGAGCAGCGCGAACTCAAGTCACTGTTCAGGCCAAAATCTGCGCAGGTGCTGCGCGCTATGCTGCGTGAGCCACGCCGGGCATGGAGGGTCACCGAGTTGTCGGAAATCTCAGGGGTCAGTCTTGGACACGTCAGCAATGTGCGCACCGGCTTGATTGATCGGGAATGGGCACGCGCCTCGGACGATGGCCTGGTTCTCACGGAACCCGATGCACTGCTGGACGCCTGGCGCGAGAGTTACGCAGCACCAGCCGGTGAGCGGTTGCGCTTCTACACGCCACTGCATGGCAGCGCACTTGAAGATGCGGCTCGAAGCGCTCTGCGCGCGGACAACGGTCCTGGCCGCGCGACCTTCGCATCGTTTTCGGCCGCACAGTGGCTTTCTCCATATGCGCGCACTGGCTCGCATTACTTCTTCGCCGACGACGAAGGCCTGCGCAAGCTCAAGTCAGCGTTGAAGCTCACGCCCAGCTCGAAAGGGGAGAACGTGGTCGTCACTATGCCGAAGGACTTGGGACTCCTCGCCGATACCGTTGAGCCAGCGCCAGGTGCGATCTGCACGAGCGCGGTTCAAACCT
This portion of the Paraburkholderia flava genome encodes:
- a CDS encoding type IV toxin-antitoxin system AbiEi family antitoxin, which translates into the protein MLKEVNLMKEDESRAGEALRKVLEKVPILQVEGIDAEVMSGDWAPDLIARLLVDGRPHLLICEYKSNGQPRYARSALLELRNYVAHRVPAATPVFIAPYISPAVRQMCEEKGVGYLDLEGNARIAFGGVFIERAVADRPVAEQRELKSLFRPKSAQVLRAMLREPRRAWRVTELSEISGVSLGHVSNVRTGLIDREWARASDDGLVLTEPDALLDAWRESYAAPAGERLRFYTPLHGSALEDAARSALRADNGPGRATFASFSAAQWLSPYARTGSHYFFADDEGLRKLKSALKLTPSSKGENVVVTMPKDLGLLADTVEPAPGAICTSAVQTYLDLSIAGERGAEAANHLRQERLSWPK